From one Streptomyces sp. NBC_01478 genomic stretch:
- a CDS encoding response regulator transcription factor, whose translation MRVVIAEGNALLRQGIVLLLNSAGHEVVGVVATGPEILPALLEHRPDAAVLDLRMPPEFRDEGLHAALEARQRIPGLPVLVLSQYVEESYAAKLLADGARGVGYLVKDRVGRVDEFLDALERVAAGGTALDPEVVGELLTRRRDSPLDLLTPREREVLALMAEGYDNVTIAKTLVIAARSVSKHIGNIFLKLRLPPSDSGHRRVLAVLAFRNNSQASGGSH comes from the coding sequence GTGAGAGTAGTGATCGCCGAGGGCAACGCCCTGCTCCGGCAGGGGATCGTCCTGCTGCTCAACTCGGCCGGGCACGAAGTCGTGGGCGTAGTCGCTACCGGCCCGGAGATTCTCCCCGCGCTCCTGGAACACCGCCCGGACGCGGCAGTGCTCGACCTGCGGATGCCGCCGGAATTCCGCGACGAGGGGCTGCATGCGGCGCTCGAAGCACGGCAGCGGATCCCCGGACTGCCGGTGCTGGTGCTCTCGCAGTACGTCGAGGAGTCGTACGCGGCAAAGCTGCTGGCCGACGGCGCGAGAGGGGTCGGTTACCTGGTCAAGGACCGGGTGGGCAGGGTGGACGAGTTCCTCGACGCACTGGAGCGGGTCGCGGCCGGCGGCACCGCCCTCGACCCCGAAGTGGTGGGCGAACTGCTGACCCGCCGACGGGACTCGCCGCTGGACCTGCTGACGCCGCGTGAACGCGAGGTGCTGGCGCTCATGGCCGAGGGCTACGACAACGTGACGATCGCCAAGACCCTTGTCATCGCGGCACGTTCGGTCAGCAAACACATCGGCAACATCTTCCTCAAACTGCGGCTGCCACCGAGCGACAGCGGACACCGCAGAGTGCTGGCCGTGCTGGCGTTCCGGAACAACTCCCAGGCGAGCGGCGGCAGTCACTGA
- a CDS encoding sensor histidine kinase has translation MNDRTTARSARAGATAPSPGSDAVWAHPVMRLLLRVLGRLRAADRRRPWLLDTTVVVLVAAAAPPDLLVHSPGHPVSRPVGAGLPVGVVLAVAAVLVVPLWWRRRHPAAVFGACLVVCPVMWSLGLGPAAAAVLLIALFDLALHASPRAICWALPVTVAGWVLLVVTVIPAASPVAFLVLSVGTGVGSVALGLTVRISRLYLSALRDRAARLEVERDQRVRLTAAAERSRIAREMHDIVGHNLSVMVNLADGAAVLTTRDPARTEQALHLIGDTGRQAMDELRRVLGVLRESSEPEDTARSPQPGVRDLETLLDRVRAAGLPVAYRTVGPVDALGRGVQLTVFRVVQEALTNTLKHVGPGATADVTVVVEDRRLRVRVTDTGSLSRERSTAHRGDSGHGLVGIRQRAALYDGTATIGPRDDGQGWIVDVLLDPSASATSGEPTP, from the coding sequence ATGAACGACAGGACGACGGCACGGTCGGCCCGGGCAGGGGCGACCGCGCCCTCGCCCGGGTCGGACGCCGTCTGGGCGCACCCCGTGATGCGGCTGCTGTTGCGGGTGCTGGGGCGGCTGCGGGCGGCCGATCGGCGGCGTCCGTGGCTCCTCGACACCACCGTGGTGGTCCTTGTGGCCGCCGCCGCGCCGCCGGACCTGCTCGTGCACAGCCCCGGTCACCCTGTGTCGCGCCCGGTGGGTGCCGGTCTGCCGGTCGGTGTGGTGCTGGCCGTCGCGGCCGTGCTCGTCGTCCCACTGTGGTGGCGGCGCCGTCATCCCGCCGCGGTCTTCGGTGCCTGCCTCGTGGTGTGCCCGGTGATGTGGTCGCTGGGTCTGGGGCCCGCGGCCGCCGCCGTGCTGCTGATCGCCCTGTTCGACCTCGCCCTGCACGCTTCGCCGCGAGCGATCTGCTGGGCGCTGCCGGTGACCGTGGCGGGGTGGGTGCTGCTCGTGGTCACCGTGATCCCGGCGGCCAGTCCGGTGGCGTTCCTGGTCCTGTCCGTCGGCACCGGCGTCGGGTCCGTGGCCCTGGGCCTGACCGTCCGGATCAGCCGGCTCTACCTGTCCGCGTTGCGGGACCGGGCGGCGCGGCTGGAGGTCGAGCGGGACCAGCGCGTCCGGCTGACGGCGGCGGCGGAGCGCTCGCGGATCGCGCGCGAGATGCACGACATCGTCGGCCACAACCTGTCGGTCATGGTCAACCTCGCCGACGGCGCCGCGGTGCTCACCACCCGGGACCCCGCCCGGACCGAGCAGGCCCTCCATCTCATCGGCGACACCGGGCGGCAGGCGATGGACGAACTCCGGCGCGTGCTGGGGGTGTTGCGCGAGTCTTCGGAGCCGGAGGACACCGCGCGGTCCCCGCAGCCGGGTGTCCGGGATCTGGAGACCCTGCTCGACCGGGTGCGGGCGGCCGGTCTGCCGGTGGCCTACCGCACCGTCGGCCCCGTCGACGCGTTGGGCCGCGGCGTGCAGCTCACGGTCTTCCGCGTGGTGCAGGAAGCCCTGACCAACACCCTCAAACACGTCGGCCCGGGTGCCACGGCCGACGTAACGGTCGTGGTCGAGGACCGCCGGCTCCGCGTGCGGGTCACCGACACCGGTTCGCTGTCGCGGGAACGGTCCACGGCTCACCGCGGGGACAGCGGACACGGCCTGGTCGGCATCCGCCAGCGGGCCGCGCTCTACGACGGCACCGCAACCATCGGACCACGCGACGACGGCCAGGGATGGATCGTGGACGTCCTGCTGGATCCGTCCGCCTCGGCCACCTCCGGAGAGCCCACGCCATGA
- a CDS encoding ABC transporter permease: MTVSTLTTTPPVYRVTGRRVVRSEWSKFWSLRSSWITLGVAVLFLVVIGGVAAAVYSPSGPLGGKDAASGAALTLALAGTNLAALAVGALGVLLSAGEYSTGMVRSTFAAVPGRLPVLWAKCAVYGPIAFVTSTVGALVSFLLGSAALHGEKIALSLGDAGVFRCLLGAGLYLGLVGVYGVTVGLLVRNNAGGIAILAGVVLVLPGLTGLLPSSLGDTVSRYLPSNAGQSVMTLHESSDSLVSPGAGVTALLVWAVLLLAGAAYRLRRSDV; the protein is encoded by the coding sequence ATGACCGTGAGCACCCTCACCACCACCCCACCGGTGTACCGCGTGACCGGCCGGCGGGTGGTCCGCTCCGAATGGTCCAAGTTCTGGTCGCTGCGCTCCAGTTGGATCACGCTGGGGGTGGCCGTGCTGTTCCTGGTGGTCATCGGAGGAGTGGCCGCCGCCGTCTACAGTCCGAGCGGCCCGCTGGGCGGCAAGGACGCGGCGTCCGGAGCGGCACTGACCCTGGCGCTGGCCGGCACCAACCTGGCGGCACTGGCTGTCGGTGCGTTGGGTGTCCTGCTGTCGGCGGGGGAGTACAGCACAGGGATGGTCCGCTCGACGTTCGCCGCGGTGCCGGGCCGGCTGCCCGTGCTGTGGGCGAAGTGCGCGGTCTACGGTCCGATCGCGTTCGTCACGTCCACTGTCGGCGCCCTGGTGTCTTTCCTGCTGGGGAGCGCCGCCCTGCACGGCGAGAAGATCGCCCTGTCCCTGGGGGACGCCGGGGTCTTCCGGTGTCTGCTGGGCGCGGGACTGTATCTGGGCCTGGTGGGTGTGTACGGCGTGACGGTCGGCCTGCTGGTGCGCAACAACGCCGGAGGAATTGCGATCCTGGCCGGTGTGGTCCTCGTCCTGCCCGGCCTGACCGGGCTGCTGCCCAGCTCGCTGGGGGACACGGTCAGCCGGTATCTGCCCAGCAACGCCGGCCAGTCGGTGATGACCCTGCACGAGTCCAGCGACTCCCTGGTCAGCCCCGGAGCAGGGGTGACGGCGCTGCTGGTGTGGGCCGTACTGCTGCTGGCCGGTGCCGCCTACCGGCTGCGTCGCAGTGACGTCTGA
- a CDS encoding response regulator transcription factor — MTTILIADDQPLPRMGFRMLLDGSPGVSVVGEADNGAQAVRMAAELSPDVVLMDVRMPGLDGIEATRRIVAAGGRTRVLILTTFDLDEYAYAGLRAGASGFLLKDVRPTELLAGIQAVATGDAVVSPRLTRRLLDAHAHDVLAPDAEPRTDPRLAALTEREHEVLVAIGTGWTNAEIAERLVLTESTVKKHVGRVLAKVGARDRIQAVILAYDAGLVAPRQ; from the coding sequence ATGACCACCATCCTGATCGCCGACGACCAGCCGTTGCCCCGCATGGGTTTCCGGATGCTGCTCGACGGTTCCCCCGGCGTGAGCGTCGTCGGCGAGGCCGACAACGGGGCGCAGGCCGTCCGTATGGCGGCCGAACTGAGCCCCGACGTGGTCCTGATGGACGTACGGATGCCGGGTCTCGACGGCATCGAGGCGACCCGCCGGATCGTGGCGGCGGGCGGGCGCACCCGGGTGCTCATCCTGACCACCTTCGACCTCGACGAGTACGCCTACGCCGGTCTGCGCGCCGGGGCCAGCGGCTTCCTGCTCAAGGACGTCCGCCCGACGGAACTCCTCGCCGGGATCCAGGCGGTCGCGACCGGCGACGCCGTCGTGTCCCCCCGGCTCACCCGCCGTCTGCTCGACGCCCACGCCCATGACGTCCTCGCGCCCGATGCCGAGCCGCGCACGGACCCGCGGCTGGCGGCGCTCACCGAACGCGAGCACGAGGTGCTCGTGGCCATCGGTACCGGCTGGACGAACGCGGAGATCGCCGAACGTCTGGTCCTGACCGAGTCCACCGTGAAGAAGCACGTGGGCCGGGTGCTGGCCAAGGTCGGTGCCCGGGACCGTATCCAGGCGGTCATCCTCGCCTACGACGCGGGACTCGTCGCTCCCCGGCAGTGA
- a CDS encoding ABC transporter ATP-binding protein — translation MIEVRGLTKRYGDRTAVDDLSFTAPPGQVTGFLGPNGAGKSTTMRMIVGLDAPTGGTALVNGKRYAQHRAPLQELGVLLEAKAVHPGRSAFNHLMALAYTHGVPRRRVDEVIDLAGLHAVAHKRVGAFSLGMGQRLGIAAALLGDPAVVMLDEPVNGLDPEGVRWVRELLRGLAAEGRTVMLSSHLMSEMAQTADRLVVVGRGRLLAETTVDALVEQSEDKGVRVATGEPARLRSLLAGPGVSVTSAGAERLVVSGLDTRRIGEVAAEHQVPLYELVTESVSLEEAFMKLTQDAVEYHSSDVRRAA, via the coding sequence GTGATCGAAGTTCGTGGACTGACCAAGCGGTACGGGGACAGGACGGCGGTGGACGACCTGAGTTTCACCGCCCCGCCCGGACAGGTCACCGGGTTCCTGGGGCCCAACGGGGCGGGCAAGTCCACCACCATGCGCATGATCGTGGGCCTGGACGCGCCGACCGGCGGCACGGCCCTCGTCAACGGCAAGCGCTACGCCCAACACCGCGCCCCCTTGCAGGAGTTGGGGGTATTGCTGGAAGCGAAGGCCGTGCATCCGGGCCGCTCCGCGTTCAACCACCTCATGGCGCTGGCGTACACCCATGGTGTGCCGCGTCGACGGGTGGACGAGGTCATCGACCTCGCCGGTCTGCACGCCGTGGCGCACAAGCGGGTCGGGGCGTTCTCGCTGGGGATGGGGCAGCGGCTGGGCATCGCCGCCGCGCTCCTCGGTGACCCCGCGGTGGTGATGCTGGACGAGCCGGTCAACGGGCTCGACCCCGAAGGGGTGCGCTGGGTACGGGAGTTGCTGCGCGGCCTGGCCGCCGAGGGGCGCACCGTGATGCTGTCCTCACACCTGATGAGCGAGATGGCGCAGACCGCCGACCGTCTGGTGGTCGTGGGCCGGGGCCGGTTGCTGGCCGAGACGACCGTCGACGCGCTGGTGGAGCAGTCGGAGGACAAGGGGGTGCGGGTGGCCACCGGTGAGCCCGCGCGGCTGCGCTCGCTGCTGGCCGGCCCCGGCGTCTCCGTCACCTCGGCGGGCGCCGAGCGGCTTGTCGTCTCCGGTCTGGACACGCGGCGGATCGGGGAAGTGGCCGCCGAGCACCAGGTGCCGCTGTACGAACTGGTCACCGAGTCGGTGTCGTTGGAGGAGGCGTTCATGAAGCTGACCCAGGACGCGGTGGAGTACCACAGCAGCGATGTGCGGAGGGCCGCCTGA
- a CDS encoding sensor histidine kinase, with protein sequence MRTRVQAALLLFVVIAVAAFAVPLLLFTASDRTQQLVLARSADLDRFASLMDQAAQTGDTSAVTAEARRYTQLYGEPLVVTDTRRRPVVQTGGMRAADPAVGRLLDAALRNQTAHPTGALRPWSKGSRMFAEPAGTGTRVSGAVVLRASVGTAAEDITRRWAAVIAGTALVAVACTVLARAATRWVVSPLRRLDRAVGQLAAGLPPEQTRAGGPPELRQLATGFNRMARTVTAALEQQRRLVADTSHQMRNPMAALRLRVDALHRHLPASADRTYTGVTTELDRLETLLDDMLTLATAEHRAGELAVTDDSDAHCDATAVATAQYRLWEPVAHRAGTRLTLHTAANPVMAACTDHELAQITDILLDNAIKYAGPDAEISLRCTVEGRLVAVTVTDDGPGLTSEEITQATTRFWRSGRQRQDGTAGTGLGLAIVEQLLAGRGGRLELGPARPRGLRAATLVPCALTDAADRGDGGGTTGPGQVRRPSRGRPPADPGATAARRDPRGGTR encoded by the coding sequence GTGCGCACCCGGGTCCAGGCCGCGCTGCTGCTGTTCGTCGTGATCGCGGTGGCCGCGTTCGCCGTACCGCTGCTGCTGTTCACCGCGTCCGACCGCACCCAGCAACTGGTCCTCGCCCGCAGCGCGGACCTCGACCGCTTCGCGTCCCTCATGGACCAGGCCGCGCAGACCGGCGACACCTCGGCCGTCACCGCCGAGGCCCGCCGCTACACCCAGTTGTACGGCGAACCGCTCGTCGTCACCGACACCCGCCGCAGACCGGTCGTCCAGACCGGCGGTATGCGGGCCGCCGACCCCGCCGTCGGCCGGCTCCTGGACGCGGCGCTGCGCAACCAGACCGCGCATCCCACCGGCGCGCTGCGTCCCTGGTCGAAGGGGTCCCGGATGTTCGCCGAGCCGGCGGGCACCGGGACCCGGGTCTCCGGCGCCGTCGTGCTCCGGGCCTCGGTCGGGACCGCGGCGGAGGACATCACCCGGCGCTGGGCCGCCGTCATCGCGGGGACTGCTCTGGTCGCCGTCGCCTGCACGGTCCTCGCCCGGGCCGCGACCCGGTGGGTGGTCAGCCCGCTGCGCCGCCTGGACCGCGCGGTCGGACAACTCGCCGCGGGGCTCCCGCCCGAACAGACCAGGGCCGGCGGCCCACCGGAACTGCGCCAGCTCGCGACCGGCTTCAACCGCATGGCGCGTACGGTCACGGCGGCCCTGGAACAGCAGCGCCGACTCGTCGCCGACACCTCCCACCAGATGCGCAACCCCATGGCCGCGCTCCGGTTGCGCGTCGACGCCCTGCACCGCCACCTGCCCGCGTCCGCCGACCGCACGTACACGGGCGTGACCACCGAACTCGACCGTCTGGAGACCCTGCTCGACGACATGCTGACCCTCGCCACCGCGGAACACCGGGCCGGGGAACTGGCCGTGACCGACGACTCCGACGCACACTGCGACGCCACGGCGGTCGCGACCGCCCAGTACCGGCTGTGGGAGCCGGTCGCCCACCGCGCCGGCACCCGCCTCACCCTGCACACCGCCGCGAACCCGGTCATGGCCGCCTGCACGGACCACGAGCTCGCCCAGATCACGGACATCCTCCTGGACAACGCCATCAAGTACGCGGGTCCGGACGCCGAGATCTCCCTGCGCTGCACCGTCGAAGGCCGGCTCGTCGCCGTCACGGTGACGGACGACGGACCCGGCCTGACCTCGGAGGAGATCACCCAGGCCACCACGAGATTCTGGCGCTCCGGCCGACAACGACAGGACGGGACGGCCGGTACGGGCCTGGGGCTGGCCATCGTCGAACAGTTGCTGGCGGGCCGGGGAGGCCGACTGGAACTGGGGCCCGCGCGACCGCGAGGACTGCGGGCCGCGACCCTCGTACCGTGCGCCTTGACCGACGCGGCCGACCGCGGCGACGGCGGCGGGACGACCGGCCCCGGCCAGGTCCGTCGCCCTTCGCGCGGGCGACCCCCTGCCGATCCCGGGGCGACCGCGGCCCGCCGTGATCCGCGCGGCGGTACCCGATGA
- a CDS encoding TAXI family TRAP transporter solute-binding subunit, whose translation MTRPVDRRTLLHAALGATTAAVLGGALTGDVSRKRPGPSGVLRFATGEPTAFYEAFGRLFAAELTAAYPRLSCRVRTTPGSLTNIELLRDRRADLALVLTDTARAAQRTALFPRPVPLRAIGRLYETYLQFVVRADSPVRTVADLAGHTVSLGAAGSGAAVLGEQILHAAGLSPGTEVAVRHLPLADAADALRAGSVDALLVAGGVPLPVLSELDDRFGLRFLPLAGLLPRLGGQGGQAGSGLEEVSLPQGAYRSAGGVATIGVSNLLVCRPELSRGVAEALTRLLVQRATELVPPNAVGTQFLDVRSLIGTGAVPLHPGAIAAYRALHG comes from the coding sequence ATGACCCGCCCTGTCGACCGCCGCACGCTTCTCCACGCCGCCCTCGGCGCGACGACCGCGGCCGTCCTCGGGGGCGCCCTCACGGGCGACGTCTCCAGGAAGCGGCCCGGACCGAGCGGCGTCCTGCGCTTCGCGACCGGAGAACCCACGGCCTTCTACGAGGCGTTCGGCCGCCTCTTCGCCGCCGAACTCACGGCGGCGTACCCCCGCCTGAGCTGCCGCGTCCGCACCACCCCGGGCAGCCTCACCAACATCGAACTGCTCCGCGACCGCCGTGCCGATCTCGCGCTCGTCCTCACCGACACCGCGCGGGCGGCCCAGCGCACCGCCCTCTTCCCGCGCCCCGTGCCCCTGCGCGCGATCGGCAGGCTGTACGAGACCTACCTCCAGTTCGTGGTCCGCGCCGACTCGCCCGTGCGTACGGTCGCCGACCTGGCCGGACACACCGTGTCGCTCGGCGCGGCCGGATCGGGCGCGGCCGTACTCGGCGAACAGATCCTGCACGCCGCGGGTCTGTCGCCGGGCACCGAGGTCGCCGTACGCCATCTCCCGCTGGCCGATGCGGCCGACGCCCTGCGGGCGGGCTCGGTCGACGCGTTGCTCGTGGCGGGCGGCGTACCGCTGCCGGTTCTGTCCGAGCTGGACGACCGGTTCGGTCTGCGGTTCCTGCCGCTGGCCGGCCTGCTGCCCCGGCTCGGCGGCCAGGGCGGCCAGGCGGGCTCGGGCCTGGAAGAGGTGTCCTTGCCGCAGGGCGCGTACCGGTCGGCGGGCGGGGTCGCCACCATCGGGGTGTCCAACCTGCTGGTGTGCCGTCCCGAACTGTCCCGCGGCGTGGCCGAGGCGCTCACCCGCCTGCTGGTCCAGCGCGCGACCGAACTCGTTCCCCCCAACGCCGTCGGCACCCAGTTCCTCGACGTCCGCAGCCTCATCGGCACCGGCGCCGTCCCTCTGCACCCAGGGGCGATCGCGGCCTACCGCGCGCTGCACGGCTGA
- a CDS encoding sialidase family protein — MASPIGAGNAAIHEVDVTDMPATKEGQPTVAVNPRNPKNLVFVSTIFPPSPGLEPVDGGCFLAYSNDRGDTWTQVAWPLGTAAPKCGEPSVQFDAKGTVYVDNNQVSSGLDANLVNHNQVAKSTDGGRTWTDPVSTPLLLGGAPKMRVDAATGKVYAVAGAAWEYPSAVSVSADGGKTFSSDSRVIPGPMPCIEVAPDIPLVCGYPGREIAVYGGILVSASQEAGKPVNFHVSRNDGKTWTNTTVEDGRGAPVAAGTGSLVPTPGLGAAADPVPWVAADTSHRGRFAVMVPRDSHTLEVYVTPDAGKTWNGPTTIATPNAQRPAIDFGANGDLGVMWRTTTGDAFSVVSFDHGRSFSDPVQVNHVTEPVGEMGPPGDRWSGITLTDRYAYVTWADGRNNSSLDSIISRVPLKLYKKHTASTPTD; from the coding sequence GTGGCCTCGCCGATTGGCGCAGGCAACGCGGCCATTCACGAAGTCGACGTCACCGACATGCCGGCCACCAAAGAGGGCCAGCCCACGGTCGCCGTCAACCCGAGGAATCCTAAGAACCTCGTCTTCGTCTCGACGATCTTCCCGCCGTCGCCGGGCCTGGAGCCGGTCGACGGCGGTTGTTTCCTGGCCTACTCCAACGACAGGGGCGACACCTGGACCCAGGTGGCGTGGCCGCTGGGCACGGCCGCGCCCAAGTGCGGTGAGCCGAGCGTGCAGTTCGACGCGAAGGGCACCGTGTACGTGGACAACAACCAGGTCAGCTCCGGCCTGGACGCGAACCTGGTGAACCACAACCAGGTCGCGAAGTCGACCGACGGCGGCAGGACCTGGACCGACCCGGTGTCCACACCGCTGCTCCTGGGCGGCGCCCCGAAGATGCGGGTGGACGCCGCGACCGGCAAGGTCTACGCGGTCGCCGGAGCGGCGTGGGAGTACCCGAGCGCGGTCTCCGTCAGCGCCGACGGCGGGAAGACCTTCAGCAGTGACTCGCGGGTGATCCCCGGGCCGATGCCCTGCATCGAGGTGGCGCCGGACATCCCGCTCGTGTGCGGCTATCCGGGGCGGGAGATCGCCGTGTACGGCGGGATCCTCGTGTCCGCGTCCCAGGAAGCGGGCAAGCCGGTGAACTTCCACGTCAGCCGTAACGACGGCAAGACGTGGACGAACACCACCGTCGAGGACGGCCGGGGAGCCCCCGTCGCGGCGGGCACCGGTTCTCTGGTGCCGACCCCGGGACTGGGTGCCGCCGCCGACCCCGTCCCGTGGGTCGCCGCCGACACCTCACACCGCGGCCGCTTCGCCGTCATGGTGCCCCGGGACTCCCACACCCTGGAGGTCTACGTCACCCCGGACGCCGGCAAGACCTGGAACGGCCCGACGACGATCGCCACCCCGAACGCCCAACGCCCGGCGATCGACTTCGGCGCCAACGGCGACCTGGGTGTCATGTGGCGGACCACCACGGGCGACGCGTTCTCGGTCGTCTCGTTCGACCACGGACGCTCGTTCAGCGACCCCGTGCAGGTCAACCACGTGACCGAGCCGGTCGGGGAGATGGGCCCTCCTGGTGACCGCTGGTCGGGCATCACGCTGACCGACAGGTACGCCTACGTCACCTGGGCCGACGGGCGCAACAACTCCTCCCTCGACTCGATCATCAGCCGGGTACCGCTGAAGCTGTACAAGAAGCACACCGCCTCGACGCCGACCGACTGA